GTATTGCTATGGGAATATATTTGTCTAATTCTTTATTTAAATCTTTTATGATTGTAAAACCAATCGAAATTATATCTTTAGCGACATGGCTTATTTATGCTGTGCTGCTGCATGAAAGGGTTGCAAAAGGACTCAGGGGGAAAAAGGCTGCGGTTTTTAGCATAGTCGGATTTTTATTGATTATTTCCAGTTTAAGTTTTTCTTTTTATTTATTTCCCGAATTTCATGGTTTTAAATAAGATTTATATATTAAATATATGGATATTTTAATTATAGGCTTAAGCCATAAATCTGCAGATATCGGCGATAGGGAGATAGTCTCCAAGAAGATTTTAACCCCCGAATTAAGGCAGGAATTCGCAAAAAAACTGCTTAATTTGAAAGATGAAGAAGGCAGACCGTTAATTAAAGAGCTGGCGATACTTACTACCTGTAACAGGTCTGAATTTATAATGGATTTATCCCCATGGGCGGTTGGAAAAGAAGCCCATTTTATAAAAGATTATATCTCCGGGTATTTTTTTGTGAAAAAAGACGCGGATAATCTTTTATATATGTATCTTAACTTTGAAGCTGTTAAACACCTTTTTAGCGTAGCCTCAAGTTTAGATTCTATGGTAATAGGGGAACCGCAAATACTGGGACAGATTAAAGATGCATATAACGAATCATGCGAATTTCGAATGAACGGCCAAGTTTTAAATAAGCTGTTTCATAAGGCTTTTTATTGCGCAAAACGGGTTAGAACCGAAACAAAGATAGCATCCTCTCCCGTATCTATAAGTTATGCGGCGGTAGAACTTTCAAAAAAGATTTTTAACAGCTTAGGCGATAAGAAGATATTGCTTTTGGGAACAGGCGAAATGGGCAAGCTTACCGCCAAGCACTTTATAAAAAACGGAGTTCATAATATTTATATAGCGAACAGGACAAAAGACAAGGCCTGCCATTTTGTAGAAGAGTCATTTGGGGTGAATGAAAAAAACTGTATAGATGTGATTGATTTTTCGGAGTATTATAAATTACTGCCCCACACCGATATTGTTTTATGCTCGACCGGTTCGGAAGGGTATGTGCTAAGGTATGATGATATTATGCCCGTTATAAAACTTCGCAAACAAAGGCCGCTATTTTTAATCGATATTTCCGTTCCAAGGAATATCGACCCTGAAATTAACAAGATTTCCAATGTATATCTGTACGACATTGACGATATCGGAAAAATGATCGAGGGTAACTTAGAAATAAGAGAAAAAGAGGCTGTGACCGCGAGCGAACTTGTAGAAATAAACGCAAAGGAGTTTATGGAGTGGAAGAATTCGTTAAATGCCGTGCCGGTCATAGTTTTACTTAGAAACAAGGTAAAAGATATATTAGAGATAGAGTTATCGAAATATATCGGCGAAAAAAAAGAAAAGGGCTTAATTATCAATTCACTCACGAATAAAATCCTTCATGAGCCGATAACCCTTATCAAAAAAGCCGCTGTAGATTCAAGCGAAGCGAATATGTTAGAGACATTAAAAACCCTTTTTAATCTTGGTTTAGGCACAGACAAGGAAATCGGGCATAAGAGAAACAACGATAATATAATAAATAAGGAATGTGAAAAAGGGTCCGGCGATAAAAATAATTTGTCAAAGATAAAGTTAATAAAATAATTATAAAATAATTTAAATATTATAAATTCTGGATTCCCGCTGAAGCGGGTTGGGATACCCGTTGGGTGAAAAGTTAAAATCCCGTATTGTCATTCCCGCGAAAGCGGGAATCCAGAAAAGAAATTTTCTATCGGCAATTTTGGGTAGTTCACATAATTTAATAAATAAAAGGTAAGTTTTGAAACTAAAAATAGGAACGCGCGGAAGCAAGCTTGCGTTATACCAGGCTAATCTTGTCAAGGATAAAATAAAACAGCTTTTCGATGATCAAAATAAAAAAATAGATATCGAAATAAAAACTATTAAGACCTCGGGGGATAGGATTTTGACTGCGTCGCTTAGCAATTTTGGCGGCAAAGGACTATTCGTAAAAGAAATAGAAGAGGCTCTTTTTAGCGAAGATATCGATATTGCCGTACACAGTTTGAAAGATGTCCCGCAGGTAATACCCGAAGAACTGGCTCTGGGTGCGGTATTAAAAAGGGACGACCCGAGAGACTGCGTTATTTTAAAGGATAAACCGGAATCCGATAAGGAATTGGATTCCGTAAATTTTGCATCTTTGTTGAAAAATCACGCGATAGTCGGGACATCGAGCCTCAGGAGAAGAGCCTTGCTTGCCCGCTTCAGGGATGACATAATATTTGAACCATTAAGAGGCAATATCGATACGAGATTAGGAAAATTAAGAGACGGATTTTTCGATGCTATCGTCCTATCGTCAAGCGGACTTATAAGGCTTAATCTTTCTTCCAATATAGATGTTTATTTAGACCCCCTTACATTTATTCCCCAGTGCGGACAGGGAGCCATAGTAATAGAATATAAAAGCGCCAGAGCCGATATAGGCGAAATAATTAAACCGTTGAACGATGAAGACACAAAGTTTTCGGTTTTTGCCGAAAGGGCATGCATTAAAGGGTTAAACTGCGGATGCGCGTCTCCCGTCGGGGCTTATTCTTATATCGAGGGTAATGATGTACATATAAAAGGCTTTGTCTCTAATACTTACGGGGAATATTTAGAGGATGGGGTTACCGGTAAAAAAATAGATTACGAGAATGTCGGGAAAAAATTAGCCCTGAGTTTAATAAATAAAGGCGGGTTCGAGATACTGAGCAAAAACACGATACTATAAAATCATTATAGATTTTGCGCGCGCCTTGGAAGAGGCGGCAGGCAACGAACAAGAGGATTATAAAGTAAATGGATAAAAACAAAAATAAAGAGGAAAAAAAAACGGATAAAAATTCAAAAACAGGAATGGTTTATCTTACGGGCGCCGGACCCGGAGACCCGGAGCTTTTGACCCTCAAAGCCAAAACGGTTTTGCAGGAGGCGGATGTTATCGTATATGACAGTTTAATTTCGGAAGAGATTTTATCCTACGCAAAAGATGGGTGCGAGATAATCTATGCGGGTAAAAGATCGTCAAATCACAGCCTTCCGCAATATTCTATTAATGAACTTTTGGCAGAAAAAGCCAAAGAAAATAAGGTTGTCGTCAGGCTTAAAGGGGGGGACCCTTATTTATTCGGAAGGGGCGGGGAAGAGGCCGAAAGACTTTTTAAAGACGCAATCCCCTTTGAAATAATACCCGGCATTTCCTCGTCTTTTGCCGTTCCTGCTTATGCGGGCATTCCTTTGACACACAGGGATTATGCCTCTACCGTTGCAATTGTGACGGGACACGAAGGAGAACATAAGGAAAAAAGCACAATAAATTGGGACAAGCTGTCCGGCGCGGACACAATAGTAATTTTAATGGGGCATAAAAATCTGGATTCTATCGCTAAAAATATAATTTCTTCGGGAAAAGATAAAGATACCCCTTGCGCCGTGATTCAAGAAGGGACTACTTTAAATCAAAAGGCGGCGGCAGGAACATTGGCTACGATTAAAGACGAAGCTGACAGGCACGGTTTAAAAAGTCCGCTTATACTTATTGTCGGGAATGTCGTTAAACTTAGAGATATACTGAACTGGTTTGAAAAAAGACCGTTAAGCGGTTTAAAAGTGATGGTTACAAGAGCGGAGGGGCAGGCAGGCACGCTAATCCATAGGCTTAAAAGGCTTGGGGCTTTCGTAATGAACCTGCCGCTTATAAAGGCGGTTAAAGGCGGAAGTAATATAGATAGGGCTAAGATTCATGAGGCAATAAAAAATATTAAAGATTACGATTATATCATTTTTACAAGCGTTAACGGTGTTTCGGGGTTTTTTGACGAGTTTTTTTTGAAAGGGCTGGACGCAAGGTCGCTTTTCGGCAAAAAAATAATTTCCGTAGGCAAAGTCACGTCGTTGGAGTTAAAAAAATACGGCATAGTTCCGGATATTATCCCGTCCGAATTTTCCCAGACGGGCATAATAAATATTATTAAAGATACTGAACTTAAAGGCAAAAAAATTCTTTTTCCTCAGGCTTTGAAAATAAACGCCGAACTTCCGGAATTTCTTATATCGAGAGGCGCAATTTTAGAAAATTTGCCCGTTTATGAAACCGTTATACCCGAAAAATCGAAAGAAGAGATATATGAAATTTTTAGCTCCCTTATAACAACAAAAGGTAACGGCGCAAAAAGGGTTCATAAAAATATAGGCCTTCCGAATGACCTCTCATTAAGTTCTTTCGTTGTGAGCTTTACAAGTTATTCAACCGTCGAAAATTTTGTCAACTTAGCCGAAGGCATTCAAAAAGGGCTTTTGAAGAGGATTACGGGTTCCGGGGTCAAATTTGCGAGCATTGGGGAAAAGACGGCTAAATATGCGTTGGGGTTTGGTATTAAATCTGATATAATATCTAAAGATGTCAATATAGATTCGTTAGTTGACGGAATAGTAGATTTTTATCGAAAAAACAAGATTTAATGCCGGATTAAGGATATTAATAAAAATAAAATCAAGGGGTTAATATAAAAATGATAGGAATATCGAAACTTTATTGCGGCGGGGTTCACGCTTCCGACGCCCTTCGTTACGGGCGCATGTCGAGCAAACTGCCCTCCCACCTTTTACAATTTTCCGAGGATAAAAAGCCTGTAATCGTATGGAATATGACAAGGACATGCAATTTAAATTGCATCCACTGTTATTCCCAATCTAAAAATCTTCAGTATAACAACGAGCTTACGCTTGAAGAGGGCAAGGCGTTTATAGACGATATCTCTGCGTTCGGCTCCCCGGTTATGCTTTTTTCGGGCGGCGAACCGTTAATGCATCCGCATTTCCTTGATTTGTGCTTTTATGCAAAGTCGAAAGGAATGAGGGCGGTTATATCTACCAACGGAACCCTTATTACTAAGGAGTTAGCTTCCGAATTAAAGAAAGTGGGACTGTCTTATGTCGGCATCAGCTTAGACGGGCTTGAGGCGGTTCATGACAGATTCAGGGGCAAAAAGGGCGCCTTTGGGGAGGCTCTGAAAGGTATTAATTATGCCAAAGAGGCAGGAATTAAGGTCGGGCTGCGCTTTACCATAAATAAAAGAAACGCTGAGGAAATTCCCGGCATTTTCAAACTGCTGGAGGAAGAAAATATCCCAAGGGTTTGTTTTTATCATCTTGTTTACGCGGGACGGGGAACAAAGCTGATAGACGAGGATTTATCTCTAGAAGAAACGAGGCAGACGGTCGATACAATATTGGAACTTACAAAAGAGGTATATTCAAGGGATAACCAAAAGGAAGTTCTTACCGTCGATAATCATGCCGACGGCCCGTATATTTATTTAAAGCTTTTAAAAGAGGGCAAACGGGAAGAAGCGGAAAATGTTATGAGCCTTCTCAAGATGAACGGGGGCAACAGTTCCGGGGTTGGAATCGGCTGTGTCAGCTGGGATGGCGAGGTTTATGCCGACCAGTTCTGGAGGCACTATTCATTCGGCAATATTAAAGAAAGAAAGTTTAGCGAGATATGGACGGATACCTCGAACCAGCTTATGAAACAGCTTAAAAATAAAAAGGCTTATGTAAAAGGAAGATGCGAAAGTTGTAAATGGCTTGATATTTGCAACGGCAACTTCAGGGTCAGGTCGGAGGCGAAAGAGGGGGATCTTTGGGCGCCGGATCCGGCTTGTTATTTGACGGATGAGGAGATTTATAATGGAAAATAAAAATATTTCGATGCCTGCCGGTCATCCGGGTCAAATGCACGGCGGCGGTTTGGCGCCTTCGAAAAAAAACGAGCTGAGATTAGTCTTTTGGGAGCTTACCGCAAGATGCAATTTGAAATGTATTCATTGCCGTGCCGAGGCTCAGACGGAAAGGCAGGAAGACGAGCTTTCGACGGAAAAGTGTTTTGCCGTTATAGACGAGTTGTGCGGATTTAGCAGCCCCATCCTTATTTTAACAGGAGGAGAACCGCTATACAGAGACGATATTTTTGATATTGCCCGCTATGCCGCGGGTAAAGGTCTTCGCGTCGCGCTTGCTACTAACGGCACATTAGTGAACGAAAAGGTTGCGGAACAGATTAAAGAAAGCGGCATCAAAAGGGTTTCTATAAGTTTGGACGGGGCAAACCCCCAAACCCATGATACATTCAGAATGATACCCGGCTCCTTCAAAAGCGCGTTTAACGGCATTAGAAATCTGCAAAAAGAAGGCATCGAGGTACAAATAAACACCACTATCGCAAGGCACAATGAGGACGAGGTCAAAGAGATACTGGATTTAGCCTTAAACAATAACATAAAGGCTCTTCATATATTTATGCTTGTACCGGTTGGCTGCGGCATTCAGATAGCGGATTCCCAAATGCTCGATAAACAAAAATATGAAGACGTATTATCATGGTTTTACGATAAGACTATGGAGTTAAGAGGCAGAATCGAGCTTAAAGCAACATGCGCCCCTCATTTTTTTAGGATTATGCATAAAAGAGCAAAGGATGAAGGCATAACCATATCCCCTCAAACTCATGGCATGGCTGCCGTTACAAAGGGTTGTTTAGCCGGGAGCGGCGTTATGTTCATATCTAGAAAAGGCGTCGTTCAGCCATGCGGTTATCTTCCCGTTCAAGCGGGGAATATTACAAAAGAATCCGTCAGTGAAATTTGGAACGGCTCCGAAGTCTTTTTAAACTTAAGGGATACCGGTCTTTTAAAGGGTAAATGCGGCATTTGCGAATATAAAAAGGTATGCGAAGGATGCAGGGCAAGGGCTTATTATGAAAAAGGAGATTATATGGAGGAAGAGCCGTATTGTATTTATGAGCCGACAAAGGGAAGGCTTGTCAATCCCAAAATTGTCGATAGAAATCCCTAAAATGACTTTAAAGTTATACGAACACTGGATTCCTGCTTACGCAGGAATCCAGTAAATAAAATTTCTATTGCAGTACAGGGTAAATAATTTAATTAACTTATGGATAAGAAAGCAAACACCCTTCACAGATTTATAGCTAAGGCTATCGATTTACTGATATTTGGCTTTTTAAGCGAAGTGTTTTATCCTTTCGGCTTTTTAGCGGGTATTTTGTATATTTTAATTGCGGACGGGTTTTTTGACGGGCAAAGCCTTGGGAAAAAGATTATAGGTTTGAAGGTTGTAACAATTTCGGATGAAAAACGAATCGAATTTAAGGAATCGATTATAAGAAATTCCTTTCTTGCTTTAGCCCTTTTATTTTCCCTCATACCGTTTGTCGGATATTTTTTACTTTTCACGGTGGGTCTTTTCATATTTGGCGTCGAGACCTATTTTGTCATAAAAAGCCCAGAAGGTGAAAGGCTGGGGGATAGATTTGCCTTTACCCGCGTTATAGATGTCAAGAAATTTTAAACGAATAATGGAAAATAGCCTGCCTCAAAAAAAAACGGAAAAGAAAAGCCGCCCTAAAGCCAAAGAGATTCTTAATATTAAGGCAGACCTTTTTTTAATAGATTCAAGCTCCTATTTTTACAGAGCTTATTATGCCCTCCCCTCCCTTACAAATTCCAAAGGTATTCCCACAGGCGCCGCGTTAGGATACACGCGGATGCTTATGAAGCTAATTAAAGAGGCAAATATAAGGTATGGGGCATGCCT
This is a stretch of genomic DNA from Candidatus Acidulodesulfobacterium ferriphilum. It encodes these proteins:
- a CDS encoding glutamyl-tRNA reductase yields the protein MDILIIGLSHKSADIGDREIVSKKILTPELRQEFAKKLLNLKDEEGRPLIKELAILTTCNRSEFIMDLSPWAVGKEAHFIKDYISGYFFVKKDADNLLYMYLNFEAVKHLFSVASSLDSMVIGEPQILGQIKDAYNESCEFRMNGQVLNKLFHKAFYCAKRVRTETKIASSPVSISYAAVELSKKIFNSLGDKKILLLGTGEMGKLTAKHFIKNGVHNIYIANRTKDKACHFVEESFGVNEKNCIDVIDFSEYYKLLPHTDIVLCSTGSEGYVLRYDDIMPVIKLRKQRPLFLIDISVPRNIDPEINKISNVYLYDIDDIGKMIEGNLEIREKEAVTASELVEINAKEFMEWKNSLNAVPVIVLLRNKVKDILEIELSKYIGEKKEKGLIINSLTNKILHEPITLIKKAAVDSSEANMLETLKTLFNLGLGTDKEIGHKRNNDNIINKECEKGSGDKNNLSKIKLIK
- the cobA gene encoding uroporphyrinogen-III C-methyltransferase translates to MDKNKNKEEKKTDKNSKTGMVYLTGAGPGDPELLTLKAKTVLQEADVIVYDSLISEEILSYAKDGCEIIYAGKRSSNHSLPQYSINELLAEKAKENKVVVRLKGGDPYLFGRGGEEAERLFKDAIPFEIIPGISSSFAVPAYAGIPLTHRDYASTVAIVTGHEGEHKEKSTINWDKLSGADTIVILMGHKNLDSIAKNIISSGKDKDTPCAVIQEGTTLNQKAAAGTLATIKDEADRHGLKSPLILIVGNVVKLRDILNWFEKRPLSGLKVMVTRAEGQAGTLIHRLKRLGAFVMNLPLIKAVKGGSNIDRAKIHEAIKNIKDYDYIIFTSVNGVSGFFDEFFLKGLDARSLFGKKIISVGKVTSLELKKYGIVPDIIPSEFSQTGIINIIKDTELKGKKILFPQALKINAELPEFLISRGAILENLPVYETVIPEKSKEEIYEIFSSLITTKGNGAKRVHKNIGLPNDLSLSSFVVSFTSYSTVENFVNLAEGIQKGLLKRITGSGVKFASIGEKTAKYALGFGIKSDIISKDVNIDSLVDGIVDFYRKNKI
- a CDS encoding radical SAM protein, coding for MENKNISMPAGHPGQMHGGGLAPSKKNELRLVFWELTARCNLKCIHCRAEAQTERQEDELSTEKCFAVIDELCGFSSPILILTGGEPLYRDDIFDIARYAAGKGLRVALATNGTLVNEKVAEQIKESGIKRVSISLDGANPQTHDTFRMIPGSFKSAFNGIRNLQKEGIEVQINTTIARHNEDEVKEILDLALNNNIKALHIFMLVPVGCGIQIADSQMLDKQKYEDVLSWFYDKTMELRGRIELKATCAPHFFRIMHKRAKDEGITISPQTHGMAAVTKGCLAGSGVMFISRKGVVQPCGYLPVQAGNITKESVSEIWNGSEVFLNLRDTGLLKGKCGICEYKKVCEGCRARAYYEKGDYMEEEPYCIYEPTKGRLVNPKIVDRNP
- the ahbC gene encoding 12,18-didecarboxysiroheme deacetylase; translation: MIGISKLYCGGVHASDALRYGRMSSKLPSHLLQFSEDKKPVIVWNMTRTCNLNCIHCYSQSKNLQYNNELTLEEGKAFIDDISAFGSPVMLFSGGEPLMHPHFLDLCFYAKSKGMRAVISTNGTLITKELASELKKVGLSYVGISLDGLEAVHDRFRGKKGAFGEALKGINYAKEAGIKVGLRFTINKRNAEEIPGIFKLLEEENIPRVCFYHLVYAGRGTKLIDEDLSLEETRQTVDTILELTKEVYSRDNQKEVLTVDNHADGPYIYLKLLKEGKREEAENVMSLLKMNGGNSSGVGIGCVSWDGEVYADQFWRHYSFGNIKERKFSEIWTDTSNQLMKQLKNKKAYVKGRCESCKWLDICNGNFRVRSEAKEGDLWAPDPACYLTDEEIYNGK
- a CDS encoding hydroxymethylbilane synthase → MKLKIGTRGSKLALYQANLVKDKIKQLFDDQNKKIDIEIKTIKTSGDRILTASLSNFGGKGLFVKEIEEALFSEDIDIAVHSLKDVPQVIPEELALGAVLKRDDPRDCVILKDKPESDKELDSVNFASLLKNHAIVGTSSLRRRALLARFRDDIIFEPLRGNIDTRLGKLRDGFFDAIVLSSSGLIRLNLSSNIDVYLDPLTFIPQCGQGAIVIEYKSARADIGEIIKPLNDEDTKFSVFAERACIKGLNCGCASPVGAYSYIEGNDVHIKGFVSNTYGEYLEDGVTGKKIDYENVGKKLALSLINKGGFEILSKNTIL